One Phocaeicola dorei genomic region harbors:
- a CDS encoding polysaccharide biosynthesis protein, with the protein MGTIAVTGATGYLAEKLIERLITQGHTIHAIARNEGKLIALREKFKGVQIFPCPIEDYLLLKKALNGCDGIFHLAAFKDVILAKEHPLKAVQTNILGTLNLLKITVEEQNIKFILATSTDKAVQVSGTYGATKLLMENLFEDFEQINGSNCAYRIVRYGNVLHSTGSVLVKWKYALENRKELILTDPEATRFFITWEQAIDVIFSCLNDAQSAEPFYPPNMKSISLGILLELAIRKYAKTIPDIRVIGLQKGENKHECITADLSSEYAERWNNEELLNLI; encoded by the coding sequence ATGGGAACCATTGCAGTAACGGGGGCTACCGGTTATTTGGCTGAGAAATTGATAGAACGGTTGATTACCCAAGGACATACTATTCATGCGATAGCCAGGAATGAAGGAAAACTGATTGCTCTGAGGGAGAAATTTAAAGGCGTTCAAATCTTTCCATGCCCCATTGAAGATTATCTTTTATTGAAAAAGGCATTGAATGGTTGTGATGGGATATTTCATTTGGCTGCGTTTAAAGATGTCATTTTGGCAAAAGAACATCCTCTGAAAGCTGTTCAGACTAATATTCTTGGTACGTTGAATCTTCTTAAAATAACTGTTGAGGAGCAGAACATAAAATTTATTCTGGCAACAAGCACTGATAAAGCTGTTCAAGTTTCAGGAACGTATGGGGCTACTAAATTGCTTATGGAGAATCTTTTTGAGGATTTTGAACAAATAAACGGATCGAATTGCGCTTATAGGATCGTTCGTTATGGAAATGTATTACATTCTACAGGATCTGTTTTGGTAAAATGGAAGTATGCATTAGAAAATAGGAAGGAGCTTATATTGACAGATCCTGAAGCTACCCGGTTTTTTATTACGTGGGAACAGGCAATAGATGTTATTTTTTCCTGTTTAAATGATGCTCAAAGTGCGGAACCGTTTTATCCGCCTAATATGAAATCGATAAGCTTAGGAATTTTATTGGAACTTGCAATAAGAAAGTATGCTAAAACTATTCCTGACATCAGAGTTATCGGTTTACAAAAAGGGGAAAATAAGCACGAGTGTATCACGGCAGACTTAAGCAGTGAATATGCTGAAAGATGGAATAATGAGGAATTATTAAACCTTATCTAG
- a CDS encoding M20 family metallo-hydrolase, producing MIDIEYYTSEATTLLNSLIGIPSLSREEEAAADFLQNYIEETGIMTGRSGNNIWCISPMFDLNKPTILLNSHIDTVKPVNGWRKHPFTPKAENGKIYGLGSNDAGASVVSLFQAYRHLSTTEQAYNLIFLASCEEEVSGKNGIESVLPQLPPITLGIVGEPTEMQPAIAEKGLMVLDVTAYGKAGHAARNEGVNAIYKVLEDIQWFRDYKFPKESSLLGPVKMSVTQINAGTQHNVIPDTCTFVVDIRSNECYSNEELFKEISAHLKSEAKARSFRLNSSHISAEHPFVKRAVKLGRVPFGSPTLSDQALMKFPSVKIGPGKSSRSHTADEYIMVSEIEEAIRLYIEMLDGLVL from the coding sequence ATGATTGATATAGAATATTACACTTCCGAAGCAACCACATTGCTGAATTCGTTAATCGGTATCCCCTCATTGAGCCGGGAAGAAGAAGCTGCCGCTGACTTTCTGCAGAACTATATTGAAGAAACAGGTATCATGACCGGTCGTTCGGGCAACAACATTTGGTGTATCAGTCCGATGTTCGACCTCAACAAACCGACTATTTTACTAAATTCCCACATCGATACCGTAAAACCGGTAAACGGATGGCGGAAACATCCTTTCACTCCGAAAGCCGAAAACGGAAAGATTTACGGTTTGGGAAGTAATGACGCCGGCGCCAGTGTAGTATCCTTATTTCAGGCGTACCGCCATCTCTCTACAACCGAGCAGGCATACAATCTGATCTTTCTTGCCTCATGTGAAGAAGAAGTTTCCGGAAAAAACGGAATAGAAAGCGTATTGCCCCAACTACCTCCCATCACCTTAGGCATAGTGGGTGAACCGACAGAAATGCAGCCTGCTATTGCCGAAAAGGGATTGATGGTGCTGGATGTTACCGCATACGGCAAAGCCGGACATGCCGCACGCAATGAAGGAGTGAATGCTATCTACAAGGTACTGGAAGACATTCAGTGGTTCCGTGATTATAAATTCCCAAAGGAATCTTCCCTGCTGGGGCCTGTCAAAATGAGCGTGACACAAATAAATGCCGGCACGCAGCATAATGTCATCCCCGATACTTGTACTTTCGTTGTGGATATCCGCAGTAATGAATGTTACTCTAACGAAGAACTATTCAAAGAAATAAGTGCCCATTTAAAAAGCGAGGCGAAAGCTCGTTCTTTCCGCTTGAACTCATCTCATATCAGTGCCGAGCATCCCTTTGTGAAACGCGCGGTAAAACTAGGACGTGTACCTTTCGGTTCTCCTACTTTGTCCGATCAGGCGTTGATGAAGTTCCCGTCTGTCAAAATCGGTCCGGGAAAGTCCTCCCGTTCACACACGGCTGATGAATATATCATGGTTTCGGAAATTGAGGAAGCGATAAGGCTTTATATCGAGATGCTGGACGGACTGGTGCTGTAA
- a CDS encoding AMP-dependent synthetase/ligase: MSSSFLSVLIQRQAGKYGDRVALRYRDYKTETWIPVSWNQFAATVKTVSNALIELGIGIQENIAVFSQNKPECLYVDFGAFGIRAVTVPFYATSSEAQVHYMVGDAEIRYIFVGEQLQYDVAFRVMLLGSQLKQIIIFDREVKRDERDQTSIYFDDFLKLGEAHPHQAEVDKRTSESGNGDLANILYTSGTTGDSKGVMLHHSCYEAAIPAHDERFPQLGDQDVIMNFLPFTHVFERAWTCWCLSMGCTLSINLRPADIQKTIKEIRPTAMCSVPRFWEKVYAGVQEKINETTGLKKKLMLDAIKVGREHNLDYVYKGLTPPPVLHMKYKFYEKTIYSLLKKTIGIENGRFFPTAGAAIPPAVQEFVLSVGINMVAGYGLTESTATVACENDNDHVVGSVGRIMPHVQVRIGENNEIMLRGEGITHGYYKKEAATKAAFTEDGWFHTGDAGYIKDEHLFLTERIKDLFKTSNGKYIAPQAIEAKLVVDRYIDQISIIADERKFVSALIIPEYKLVKEYAAKKGIRYESMEELLQKPEIIDLFKERIDTLQQQFAHYEQIKRFTLLPHPFSMERGELTNTLKIKRNVLNKNYAAEIEKMYEE; this comes from the coding sequence ATGAGTAGTTCTTTCTTATCTGTCCTGATACAACGTCAGGCAGGGAAATATGGTGATCGTGTAGCGTTGCGTTACCGCGATTATAAAACAGAAACATGGATTCCGGTTTCTTGGAACCAGTTTGCCGCAACTGTAAAAACAGTTTCGAATGCATTGATAGAATTAGGTATAGGCATACAGGAAAATATAGCAGTTTTTTCTCAAAATAAACCGGAATGCCTGTATGTGGACTTTGGAGCTTTTGGGATACGGGCTGTTACTGTACCATTTTATGCTACCAGTTCCGAGGCGCAGGTACATTATATGGTAGGTGATGCCGAAATACGTTATATTTTTGTAGGTGAACAGTTGCAATATGATGTGGCGTTCCGGGTTATGCTACTGGGAAGCCAACTGAAACAGATTATAATTTTCGACAGGGAGGTAAAGCGTGATGAGCGGGACCAGACTTCCATTTATTTTGATGACTTTCTGAAATTGGGTGAGGCGCATCCGCATCAAGCTGAGGTAGACAAGCGTACTTCAGAGTCGGGTAATGGTGATCTTGCCAATATTCTTTATACCAGTGGAACAACCGGAGACAGCAAGGGGGTGATGTTGCATCATTCTTGCTATGAGGCGGCCATTCCGGCACATGATGAACGTTTCCCTCAATTGGGTGATCAGGATGTGATTATGAATTTCCTTCCTTTTACTCATGTGTTTGAGCGTGCATGGACTTGCTGGTGCCTTTCGATGGGGTGTACTTTGTCTATCAACTTGCGTCCTGCTGATATCCAGAAAACAATAAAGGAAATCCGTCCTACGGCTATGTGTAGTGTTCCCCGTTTTTGGGAGAAAGTGTATGCCGGCGTGCAAGAAAAAATCAATGAGACAACCGGATTGAAAAAGAAGTTGATGCTGGATGCTATTAAAGTGGGACGTGAACATAATTTGGATTATGTGTACAAAGGGCTGACTCCTCCGCCTGTATTGCACATGAAATATAAATTTTATGAGAAAACGATCTATAGCTTGTTGAAAAAGACTATTGGCATTGAAAACGGGCGTTTCTTCCCTACTGCCGGTGCGGCTATTCCACCGGCTGTACAGGAGTTTGTTTTGTCGGTGGGAATTAATATGGTAGCCGGTTATGGATTGACGGAATCTACTGCAACGGTTGCTTGTGAGAATGATAATGACCATGTGGTTGGTTCGGTGGGGCGTATCATGCCCCATGTGCAGGTCAGAATAGGGGAGAATAACGAAATAATGTTACGTGGTGAAGGAATCACTCATGGCTATTATAAAAAGGAAGCTGCTACGAAGGCGGCGTTTACTGAAGACGGATGGTTCCATACCGGTGATGCGGGTTATATAAAAGATGAGCATTTGTTCCTTACAGAGCGTATCAAGGACTTGTTTAAAACTTCAAACGGAAAGTATATCGCTCCTCAAGCCATTGAAGCCAAATTGGTGGTAGACCGTTATATCGATCAGATTTCTATTATTGCCGATGAACGTAAATTTGTTTCTGCTTTGATTATTCCTGAATATAAACTGGTGAAAGAGTATGCCGCAAAAAAAGGTATTCGCTATGAAAGTATGGAGGAACTGTTGCAGAAACCGGAAATTATCGATTTGTTTAAAGAGCGAATTGATACACTGCAGCAGCAGTTTGCACATTATGAACAGATCAAGAGGTTTACTTTGTTGCCCCATCCTTTCAGTATGGAGCGTGGTGAGCTGACCAATACGTTGAAAATAAAACGTAATGTGCTGAACAAGAACTATGCTGCCGAAATAGAAAAGATGTATGAAGAATAA
- the prfB gene encoding peptide chain release factor 2: MITIEQLKDVKERTAALERYLDIENKLVQVEEEQLRTQAPGFWDDAKKAEAQMRKVKDLQKWIDGYREVKTMADELELAFDFCKDDLVTEEEVDAAYQKAVTAVEALELKNMLRQEADQMDCVLKINCGAGGTESQDWASMLMRMYMRWAETNGYKVSVANLQDGDEAGIKTVTMNIEGSFSYGYLKGENGVHRLVRVSPYNAQGKRMTSFASVFVTPLVDDSIEVTIEPARMSWDTFRSGGAGGQNVNKVESGVRLRYQYKDPYTGEEEEILIENTETRDQPKNKENAMRQLRSILYDKELQHRMEEQAKVEAGKKKIEWGSQIRSYVFDDRRVKDHRTNFQTSDVNGVMDGKIDGFIKAYLMEFSGSEN; this comes from the coding sequence ATGATAACAATAGAGCAACTGAAAGACGTAAAAGAACGTACTGCGGCACTTGAAAGATATCTGGACATAGAAAATAAACTGGTTCAGGTGGAAGAAGAACAACTGCGTACGCAGGCGCCCGGTTTTTGGGATGATGCCAAGAAAGCAGAAGCACAAATGAGGAAGGTCAAAGATCTGCAAAAATGGATCGACGGTTACCGTGAGGTAAAGACGATGGCAGATGAACTGGAATTGGCTTTTGACTTTTGTAAAGACGATTTGGTTACCGAAGAAGAAGTGGATGCAGCATATCAAAAGGCTGTCACTGCGGTGGAGGCATTGGAACTGAAGAATATGCTTCGCCAGGAGGCTGACCAAATGGATTGTGTATTGAAAATTAATTGTGGTGCTGGTGGTACTGAAAGTCAGGATTGGGCTTCCATGCTGATGCGTATGTATATGCGTTGGGCGGAGACCAATGGCTATAAAGTGAGCGTGGCTAATCTTCAGGATGGGGATGAGGCCGGAATCAAGACGGTGACAATGAATATTGAGGGCAGTTTTTCGTATGGTTATCTGAAAGGTGAGAATGGAGTTCACCGCTTGGTGCGCGTGTCTCCTTATAATGCTCAGGGGAAACGGATGACTTCTTTTGCTTCTGTGTTTGTAACGCCGTTGGTGGATGATAGTATTGAAGTGACAATTGAACCTGCCCGTATGTCTTGGGATACTTTCCGTTCGGGGGGGGCTGGCGGACAGAATGTGAACAAGGTGGAGTCAGGAGTACGTCTGCGTTATCAATATAAAGATCCATATACCGGTGAGGAAGAGGAAATCTTGATTGAGAATACTGAAACCCGTGACCAGCCGAAGAATAAGGAAAATGCGATGCGCCAGTTGCGCTCAATTTTATATGATAAGGAATTGCAGCACCGCATGGAAGAACAGGCCAAGGTGGAGGCAGGCAAGAAGAAGATTGAATGGGGATCACAAATACGCAGTTATGTCTTTGATGACCGTCGTGTGAAGGATCATCGTACTAATTTTCAAACTTCGGATGTGAACGGAGTGATGGATGGAAAGATTGATGGCTTTATCAAGGCATACTTGATGGAGTTTTCCGGTTCGGAGAATTAG
- a CDS encoding CYTH domain-containing protein, with product MGQEIERKFLVKDDSYKLEAYAHSHIVQGYICSARGRTVRVRIRDNKGYLTIKGASNDSGTSRYEWEKEISLQEAEELMKLCEPGVIDKIRYLVKSGEHIFEVDEFYGENEGLTVAEVELNSEDELFKKPHFIEKEVTGDIRYYNSFLMKNPYTRW from the coding sequence ATGGGACAAGAAATAGAACGAAAATTTTTAGTAAAGGATGACAGTTATAAACTAGAGGCTTATGCGCATAGTCATATTGTGCAAGGTTATATCTGTAGTGCTCGTGGAAGAACTGTCCGGGTGCGTATTCGGGATAATAAAGGGTATCTTACTATCAAAGGGGCTTCCAATGACTCCGGTACAAGTCGTTATGAGTGGGAGAAGGAGATCAGTTTGCAAGAGGCCGAAGAGTTGATGAAACTGTGTGAGCCTGGGGTGATTGATAAAATCCGGTATTTGGTGAAAAGTGGAGAGCATATCTTTGAAGTGGATGAGTTTTATGGTGAGAATGAGGGCTTGACTGTAGCGGAAGTGGAATTGAATAGCGAGGACGAATTGTTCAAAAAGCCCCATTTCATCGAAAAAGAGGTAACGGGAGATATTCGTTATTATAATTCTTTTTTGATGAAGAATCCTTATACTCGCTGGTAG
- a CDS encoding outer membrane beta-barrel family protein encodes MKHNILWGIILLVASLSFTAKAQKVVQGQFSVKGILLDSLSNEGEPYSTIRISLKNNPAKPVKLAVTGADGRFDERLAVPGTYLIHFTSVGKSPVQKEFSISTNRKNVDLGKILIAEATEMLKGVEVVAQKPLVKAEIDKVTYSIEDDPDSKTNTTLEMLRKVPLVTVDGEDKIQVNGSSKFKVHVNGKPNNMMSNNPTEVLRSMPANSIKSIEVITEPGAKYDAEGVAGILNIITIGAGMEGYTVTLNGGASNTRVYGGGYGTVQSGKFTVTGNYSYNYQGSQKGFEDSYREDFTSQENKFLESHRRSKSYGNFQFGSLEGSYEIDTLNLISFSMNLMTGNFTNKRIGNTHMTNYAGNPVYGYGSLGNNESGFGEVGGNMDYQHSFKKKGELLTFSYRFSHSPNNSEANTDYEDTLNVPYLLQNQYFKNDASTQEHTAQLDYTNPINSIHSIETGIKYIFRRSKSDGKYYLADKTGEYKYDQDMSTQYDHKQDILAAYLGYQMKYKKLGGKAGIRYEHTFMDADYKNKDEKFDAQFDDLVPSLMFSYQLAPTQSLRASYNMRISRPGIWFLNPFTDTSNPTAISYGNPDLESEKAHSLSVTFGSFSQKFNVNVSANYSFVNNGIEQYSFIKDGVMNSTYDNIGKSKNINLSLFLNWNMSPKTRFNINGRGAYVDYRSSGLDLKNHGWEGNLFGSFQQTLPWDLRLSLNGGGGTPHISLQGKSSSFYYYAIGFSRSFLKEKRLTISLNSSNLFNKYITFKNNINTSTFCSSTSTRIPMRYYGFNISWRFGELKAQVKKAARSINNDDLKSGGGNAGTGGGIPAN; translated from the coding sequence ATGAAACACAACATTTTATGGGGCATTATCTTGCTTGTAGCAAGTTTGTCATTTACGGCGAAGGCGCAAAAGGTTGTCCAAGGCCAGTTCTCAGTCAAGGGAATCTTATTAGATTCTTTGTCTAATGAAGGGGAACCGTATTCTACAATCCGTATTTCATTGAAGAATAATCCTGCAAAGCCGGTGAAATTGGCTGTGACAGGAGCGGACGGCAGGTTTGACGAACGGCTTGCCGTGCCGGGGACTTATCTCATTCATTTTACTTCTGTAGGAAAGTCTCCTGTACAGAAGGAATTCTCGATATCGACCAATCGTAAGAATGTTGATTTGGGTAAGATTTTGATAGCAGAAGCGACTGAAATGTTGAAAGGAGTGGAGGTGGTAGCGCAGAAACCTTTGGTAAAGGCAGAAATAGACAAAGTGACGTATAGTATAGAGGATGATCCGGATTCTAAAACCAATACGACTCTTGAAATGCTCCGTAAAGTTCCGCTGGTGACTGTAGATGGAGAGGATAAAATTCAAGTAAACGGTAGCAGTAAGTTTAAAGTGCATGTTAATGGCAAGCCGAATAACATGATGAGCAATAATCCTACCGAGGTATTGCGGAGTATGCCGGCCAATTCCATTAAATCTATAGAGGTTATCACCGAGCCTGGGGCTAAATATGACGCGGAAGGGGTGGCGGGCATCTTGAATATTATCACTATAGGAGCTGGAATGGAAGGATATACGGTGACATTGAATGGTGGTGCAAGCAATACGCGTGTGTATGGTGGCGGTTATGGTACGGTTCAGTCGGGCAAGTTCACTGTTACCGGTAATTATTCTTATAACTACCAGGGATCTCAAAAGGGATTTGAAGATTCATATCGTGAGGATTTCACATCTCAGGAAAATAAATTTTTGGAGTCGCATCGAAGAAGCAAGAGCTATGGCAATTTTCAATTTGGCAGTCTGGAAGGAAGTTATGAGATTGACACTTTGAATCTGATCAGTTTTTCTATGAATCTGATGACTGGCAATTTTACGAATAAGAGGATTGGAAATACACATATGACTAATTATGCCGGTAATCCGGTTTACGGTTACGGTTCTTTAGGAAATAATGAATCGGGCTTTGGCGAAGTGGGGGGCAATATGGATTATCAGCATTCGTTCAAAAAGAAAGGGGAACTTCTTACTTTTTCTTATCGTTTTAGCCATTCACCCAATAACAGTGAGGCGAATACGGATTATGAGGATACGTTGAATGTTCCTTATCTTTTGCAAAACCAATATTTTAAAAATGATGCCAGCACACAAGAGCATACGGCTCAATTGGACTATACCAATCCGATAAATTCGATACACAGCATTGAAACTGGTATAAAGTATATTTTTCGTAGAAGTAAAAGTGATGGTAAATATTATCTGGCCGATAAAACCGGAGAATATAAGTATGATCAGGATATGAGCACGCAATATGATCATAAGCAGGATATTCTGGCTGCTTATTTGGGCTATCAGATGAAGTACAAAAAACTCGGTGGAAAGGCGGGAATTCGCTATGAGCATACATTTATGGATGCGGATTATAAAAATAAGGATGAGAAGTTTGATGCTCAGTTTGATGATTTGGTTCCATCCTTGATGTTCTCTTACCAATTGGCTCCTACTCAAAGTTTGAGGGCATCTTATAATATGCGTATCAGTCGGCCGGGTATTTGGTTTTTGAATCCGTTTACTGACACCAGCAACCCCACTGCGATCAGTTACGGTAATCCTGATTTGGAAAGTGAAAAGGCCCATTCGCTTAGTGTTACTTTCGGTAGTTTCTCGCAGAAATTTAATGTAAATGTCAGTGCTAATTATTCTTTTGTCAATAATGGTATAGAGCAATACTCTTTTATAAAAGATGGTGTGATGAATTCTACCTATGATAATATAGGAAAAAGTAAGAATATTAATTTGTCTTTGTTCCTGAACTGGAATATGTCTCCTAAAACCCGCTTTAATATCAATGGACGGGGAGCTTATGTGGATTATAGAAGTTCAGGGCTTGATTTAAAGAATCATGGCTGGGAAGGAAATCTCTTCGGAAGCTTTCAGCAGACTCTGCCTTGGGACCTGCGTCTGAGTCTGAATGGAGGGGGTGGTACTCCGCATATCTCTTTGCAAGGTAAAAGTTCCTCTTTCTATTATTATGCGATAGGGTTCAGTCGTTCTTTCTTGAAGGAAAAGAGGCTGACTATTTCTCTTAACTCGTCCAATTTATTTAATAAATATATTACTTTTAAGAATAATATCAATACTTCTACTTTCTGCTCTTCTACTTCTACCAGAATTCCGATGCGTTATTATGGATTTAATATTAGTTGGCGCTTTGGGGAGTTGAAGGCTCAGGTAAAAAAAGCAGCGCGAAGCATTAATAATGATGATTTGAAAAGTGGAGGAGGTAATGCTGGGACCGGTGGAGGGATACCGGCTAATTAA
- a CDS encoding IS5 family transposase, giving the protein MTQYPTDLTEKQWQVIKNILEPQARNRKHSLKEIMNAILYINKTGCQWRMLPSDFAPWQTVYYYFRKWKLEGVFEEVMDTLHAFIRKQAGRQESPSLGIMDSRSVKTSHHVDSDRGIDGNKKIKGRKEHIIVDTLGLPLAVAIHEANLHDSKGAPQAIEKLAYKFPRLVKILADGGYRGDLADWVKKKFGWILEVVLRPDECPSKFQVLPKRWIVERSFSWLENFRRLTIDYEFLAETAEAMVQIAFIQIMLNRFIE; this is encoded by the coding sequence ATGACACAGTATCCAACCGACCTGACTGAAAAACAGTGGCAAGTTATAAAAAATATTTTAGAGCCGCAAGCGAGGAACCGAAAACATTCGCTTAAAGAGATAATGAATGCCATCCTTTATATCAACAAGACCGGCTGCCAGTGGCGTATGCTTCCTTCTGACTTCGCCCCTTGGCAAACCGTCTATTACTACTTCCGTAAATGGAAGCTTGAAGGCGTGTTTGAAGAAGTGATGGATACCTTGCACGCTTTCATCCGTAAACAGGCAGGACGGCAGGAAAGTCCCAGTCTTGGCATCATGGATTCCAGAAGCGTAAAGACTTCCCATCATGTTGATTCAGACCGTGGTATAGACGGGAACAAGAAAATCAAAGGACGGAAAGAGCACATCATTGTCGATACGCTTGGCCTTCCGTTAGCCGTCGCAATCCATGAGGCCAACCTGCATGACAGCAAGGGCGCCCCACAAGCCATAGAAAAACTCGCTTATAAATTTCCGCGTTTGGTGAAAATCCTGGCGGACGGAGGCTACAGGGGAGATTTGGCTGATTGGGTCAAGAAGAAATTCGGATGGATATTGGAGGTCGTACTCAGACCGGACGAATGTCCATCCAAATTTCAGGTACTGCCCAAACGCTGGATTGTGGAACGCTCTTTCTCATGGCTGGAAAACTTCAGAAGGCTGACCATCGATTACGAATTCCTTGCTGAAACCGCAGAAGCTATGGTACAGATTGCATTCATCCAAATCATGCTTAACAGATTTATCGAATGA
- a CDS encoding RNA polymerase sigma factor yields the protein MKTVDFTQHLLSIQTELFRFAFKLTADREEANDLLQETSLKALDNEEKFTPDTNFKGWMYTIMRNIFINNYRKTVRDQTFVDQTDNLFHLNLPQESGFDSTEGAYDLKEIHRIVNALPKDYRVPFAMYVSGFKYREIAEKLGLPLGTVKSRIFFTRQRLQNDLKDFR from the coding sequence ATGAAGACAGTCGACTTTACACAGCATTTACTAAGTATACAAACCGAATTATTTCGCTTTGCATTTAAATTGACAGCTGACAGAGAAGAGGCTAATGATTTGTTGCAGGAAACTTCACTTAAAGCTTTGGACAACGAAGAGAAGTTTACTCCAGATACGAATTTTAAAGGATGGATGTACACCATCATGCGTAATATATTTATAAATAATTATCGTAAAACAGTGCGTGATCAGACTTTCGTCGATCAGACGGATAACTTGTTTCATTTGAATCTTCCACAGGAATCAGGATTCGATTCTACAGAAGGTGCTTATGATTTGAAAGAGATACATCGTATCGTGAATGCGTTGCCTAAAGATTACCGCGTGCCGTTTGCTATGTATGTATCAGGATTTAAATATAGGGAAATTGCCGAGAAACTGGGACTTCCGTTGGGAACAGTGAAAAGCCGTATCTTTTTCACTCGTCAGAGGTTGCAGAATGATCTGAAAGATTTCCGTTAA
- a CDS encoding VanZ family protein, giving the protein MLYYFRKYPVSLIIVAIIFYLSFFTPPKTDMEEIPYIDKVVHICMYGGLCLILWIEYLRNHKTVNWNHVIWGGIIAPVAMSGCIELMQAYCTDTRSGDWLDFLANSIGVGLAALIGYYLLRPLIWRKS; this is encoded by the coding sequence ATGCTATATTATTTTAGAAAATATCCGGTATCCTTGATCATTGTAGCTATCATCTTTTATCTTTCCTTTTTCACTCCTCCCAAAACAGATATGGAAGAAATCCCCTACATAGACAAAGTAGTGCATATATGCATGTATGGGGGACTCTGTCTCATTTTATGGATAGAATATCTGAGGAATCATAAGACTGTCAATTGGAATCATGTAATATGGGGAGGCATCATAGCTCCTGTAGCTATGAGCGGGTGTATCGAACTGATGCAAGCTTATTGCACAGATACCCGCAGCGGTGACTGGCTGGATTTTCTGGCAAACAGCATTGGAGTTGGACTAGCTGCCTTAATAGGATATTACTTACTTCGCCCCCTTATATGGCGTAAATCCTAA